In Maridesulfovibrio sp., the following proteins share a genomic window:
- the epsC gene encoding serine O-acetyltransferase EpsC has product MVSKIGGSVLTKVVDALCEEDAYQTVYHMPEHDHPMPSIIALSEFVERLRAVLFPGYFGDSEIRPETMRYHIGGNLDVAYRILEEQIMRGHCFFCKADEFNCTNCEDDAQRIASQFMEKLPEIRRLLATDVQAAYVGDPASKSPGETIFCYPSIIAMTHHRIAHELYKLKVDLIPRIIGEMAHSKTGIDIHPGAQVGEHFFIDHGTGTVIGETCIIGRNVRLYQGVTLGAKSFPSDDSGTLIKGIARHPIVEDDVIVYSGATILGRVTIGKGSVIGGNVWVTRSVEAGERLLQR; this is encoded by the coding sequence CCCGAACATGATCACCCCATGCCTTCTATTATAGCTTTGAGCGAGTTTGTGGAAAGGCTGCGTGCGGTTCTTTTTCCAGGCTATTTCGGTGATTCCGAGATCCGCCCGGAAACCATGCGTTATCATATCGGGGGCAATCTCGATGTTGCGTACAGGATACTTGAAGAGCAGATCATGCGCGGGCACTGTTTTTTCTGCAAGGCCGATGAATTTAACTGTACCAACTGTGAAGACGATGCCCAGCGTATAGCTTCACAGTTCATGGAAAAGCTGCCGGAAATCCGCCGTCTTCTTGCTACTGATGTTCAGGCTGCCTACGTGGGCGACCCTGCTTCCAAAAGTCCCGGCGAGACTATTTTCTGTTACCCAAGCATCATTGCCATGACCCATCACCGTATTGCCCATGAGCTGTACAAGCTTAAGGTTGACCTTATCCCGCGTATCATCGGTGAAATGGCCCATTCCAAAACCGGAATCGACATTCATCCCGGAGCGCAGGTCGGTGAGCATTTTTTCATCGACCATGGAACCGGGACTGTCATTGGCGAAACCTGTATTATCGGCCGTAATGTGCGCCTCTATCAGGGCGTGACTTTGGGCGCGAAGAGTTTCCCTTCTGATGATTCAGGCACCCTGATCAAAGGAATAGCACGGCATCCTATTGTGGAAGACGATGTAATCGTCTACTCCGGGGCAACAATACTGGGCCGGGTGACCATCGGCAAAGGATCGGTCATCGGCGGTAACGTATGGGTGACCCGTTCTGTTGAGGCAGGAGAAAGGTTGCTGCAACGCTAG
- a CDS encoding caspase family protein, protein MRQRFPYRLLCICFTVLMATVLLSAGDCLAQKRLALLIGNSAYKNGPLKNPVNDVAAMETALSKSGFTVMVLKNADRAAIGRAIDTFGSKLKSYDVGLFYFSGHGLQVDGINYLCPLGMNIQGQSDIPYEAIDAGKVLAKMEDAGNRMNVVILDACRNNPFKRSFRSGRNGLAQMDAPTGSFIAFATSPGRVAYDGKGRNSPYVTHMINNMDRKGMTIEQFFKQVRRGVMQDTEKKQVPWESSSLVGEFFFAGTGSSGSSSSSSSSPPQASPQSPANQQQYTPPPPPKPKKNKNEQVMDMLLN, encoded by the coding sequence ATGAGGCAAAGATTCCCATACAGACTTCTTTGTATTTGTTTCACAGTGCTCATGGCAACTGTGCTGCTTTCTGCCGGGGACTGTCTAGCACAGAAACGGCTGGCCCTGCTCATCGGAAACTCTGCCTACAAAAATGGGCCGTTAAAAAATCCGGTCAATGACGTGGCGGCCATGGAAACCGCCCTCAGTAAATCCGGATTTACCGTCATGGTATTGAAAAACGCGGACCGGGCCGCAATAGGCCGGGCCATTGATACGTTCGGCAGCAAACTCAAAAGCTATGACGTGGGATTGTTCTATTTCTCCGGGCATGGGCTGCAAGTAGACGGCATCAACTATCTCTGCCCGCTGGGCATGAATATTCAAGGACAGTCCGATATTCCATATGAAGCAATAGACGCAGGAAAGGTGCTTGCAAAAATGGAGGACGCCGGTAATCGAATGAACGTGGTCATCCTTGATGCCTGCCGCAACAACCCGTTCAAGCGAAGTTTCCGCTCAGGACGTAACGGTCTGGCCCAGATGGACGCCCCCACCGGTTCATTCATCGCCTTTGCAACATCTCCCGGGCGCGTGGCATACGACGGCAAAGGACGCAACAGCCCTTACGTGACACACATGATCAACAATATGGACCGCAAGGGCATGACCATTGAACAATTTTTCAAGCAGGTCCGCCGCGGAGTAATGCAAGACACAGAGAAAAAACAAGTTCCGTGGGAATCTTCATCTCTGGTAGGTGAATTCTTTTTTGCCGGGACAGGATCGTCCGGTTCGTCTTCATCCAGCTCTTCGTCACCACCTCAGGCCTCCCCCCAGTCTCCTGCCAACCAGCAACAGTACACCCCTCCCCCGCCGCCTAAGCCCAAGAAGAACAAAAATGAACAGGTTATGGACATGTTGCTGAACTAG